The following is a genomic window from Moorella glycerini.
GGGCCGGGGGTTCGGTTCTTGACGCCCTGAAGTATGCGGAGGAAACTTCACCCGGGCCAATAAAATTCGAGCTCAAGCAGGTGCGTGAAGATATCATGGCCGGGGCCCCTTTGGAAAAAGCTGTCAAAGATATGGCCGCCAGGATTGACCTCCTGGAAGCTTACGTCCTGGCCGACGGCCTGGCCCTCCTGGCCGGGGCGGGCGGGGGTTCTGATGCCGTGCGCCTGCTGGAAGGCGCCGCTGGGTTCGTGCGGGAACGCGAGCACCTCAACGCCCGGATAGCTGCCGCCACCGGGGACGTGAGGTGGGGCTTCGCCGTGGTGACTTTTATCCCTTTGTTGCTGGGCCTGGTAATGTACCTGGCCATGCCGGAATACCGTGCCGTGGTGACTACGGCCCAGGGGCGCCTGGCAGTCCTGGCCGGGATAGGCTGCCTGGTTGGAGGGCATATCATGGTGGCCCGTATTATCAAGTCAGGCAAGCATTTGCTATAACCCGGGATGCAGGAGAGGATGAGAAATGGAAAACTTCCTTGCGGCCCAGGCGGAGGCGGAGAGGTTCTTGCGGGTGCTGCCCGGGCTGCTCCTGGGCGCCGCGACTGCCATGCTGGCCATGCTGGCCGCCCGGGCACTAATCCGGGCCGTTGTTATCTCCTGCTTGGGCCAGGAGGAGGGGAAACTCATCTGCGGGTTGCTGGAAATGCTGGTGGTGGTGCTGGCCATCACCCAGTTTTACCAGCAGCCGGGTGTTCTGCTTACCCTGCTGGGCTGGTGCGCCGGGCTGGCCGGGACGCTGCTGGTAAGATATTGCAAGCTGTTGTAAAAAAGGGGGGATTTCATGTTTTTTACCCTTATGGCTGCTGCAGCCGTCTTTTTCTTTTTCCTGGGCCTGGGCGGGCGCCTGCAGAGAAATTCACTGGCAGAAGCCCTGGAACAGCTAACCCGGCCCCGGTTTTCTTTCCGGCAAAGGGCCAGGCAGCTGGCGGTCCGGCTGGGCGACCTGGCCTGTAAACTGCCAGTGACGCGCGATTTCCTTAACCAGGAGGCCCTAGCAAACCGCCTGCGCCTGGCAGGCTACGGCTTCAGTGCCGAAGAATGGCTGGGCTTGTGGCTGGCGGCAAGCGCCGGCGCCCTGCTAACGGCGTTGCTCCTGGCCTGGGCCGGGATAATACCCCCGCCCCTGGCGCCGGTCCTGCCGCTAGTAGGTTTTTTACTGCCCAAAGCGCTGCTCGATCACCGGGCAACCCAGAAACGCCGGGATCTGACCCGCGAATTTATGGTGTTCGTAGAAAAAATAGCCCTGGCCGTAAGCGCCAGCGTGCCCCTGATCGCCGCTTTCCGCAACGCCGCCGGTTCGCCCGGGGTTTTAGGACCGGAAATCACCCTGCTGCTGGAAGAGTACGACCTGGGCACGCCCTTGTCCCAGGCCCTGGATAATTTCGCCCGGCGGCTGGAAATGGCCGAAGCTGATGATTTCGTGGCGGCCGTTAAAAACGCCCTGCGGCATGGCGGCAGCTACTTGCCGGATGTACTTTTCGGTTATGCCCGGGAAATGCGCCGGATGCGGGAGGTCCGCATTGAAGAGATAGCCAGAAAGATGGAATCCAAGACCATTATCCCGGTGGTCCTGGCTGTTTTCCCCGGCACGGCCCTGATTGTCGTAGGGCCTATCGCCATCAGCGTTATTAAAGCTTTTATCGGGGGGTGAGTTAAAGCATGGGGTTTTTAAAGGATGAACGCGGGATGCTGGCTACCAGCGTGGCCATGCTGGTGCTGCCCCTGGCCCTGCTGGTGGGGATGATCTTCCTGGACATCGGCCGTATTCATTTTACCCGCGGCCAACTGCAGGCCGCCGTTGACGCGGCCGCCCTGGCCGGGGCCCTGACGGCGCGGGCGGTGCCGGCATACAGGTATGTGCCGGTCACGGATGGCGGCGGCAATATAACCGGGGTGCGGCAGGAATTGCTGGGCATCCGGGCGGAAATCGACCCGGCGGCGGCAGAGACTGCGGCCAGGGAAACTTTCCGGGGAAATACCTGCTACCTGAACGGCGCGGAAGGGCGGCAAAGGATGGTGGAACTGGATGTGCGGCCAACGGCGGCCACGGATGATTTTAAGGGGAAAGTTATGGACGCCAATAAGTACCTGGTGCAGGTAGTTGCCAGGCTGAGGACTTTCGTTGCCGGGCCGATGTTTTACCTTTATGGCCAGGCGGATGAACTGAAGCCCGTTGGCGCTACCGGCATATCCGAAGCGGTGGTGGTGCAGTGAAAATCTTCTTGGGCCTGGCGGGTTTTGCTTGCGGCGCCATCCTGGCCAGCTACGCCGGCCTGCTGGCCTACCGCCTGCCCCGGGGGAAATCGACCTGGGGGAGATCCCGCTGCGAGGCCTGCGGCCGCGCCCTGGCCTGCTGGGAGCTTATTCCCCTTATGGGTTTTTTGCTCGTGAAAGGCAGGTGCCGGCGATGCGGCCGGGGGATACCGCTGCGCTACCCGCTTGCTGAGCTATTGTTAGGCGTGCTGGCCGCCTGGCTTATGTTGCGTAGCGTTTCCCTCCTGGCATACTTTAAGGGCATGGTAATCCTTACCCTGGCCCTGGCGGCGGCTATGAGCGACCTGGAAAAGCGGGTGATACCCGACCAGGTTTCTATAGCCCTGGCGGTGGCCGGGGTGTTTTTATGGTGGCTTTCCGCCAACTGGCTGGCGCCCGTGGGCGGGGCCTTGCTCGCCCTGCCCCTGGTACTGCTGGCAGCCTTTTATCCTCAAGGCCTGGGAGGTGGTGATGCCAAATTTTTACCCGCACTGGCGGCAGCCCTGGGTGTTGCCGCCGGGGCG
Proteins encoded in this region:
- a CDS encoding prepilin peptidase, which translates into the protein MKIFLGLAGFACGAILASYAGLLAYRLPRGKSTWGRSRCEACGRALACWELIPLMGFLLVKGRCRRCGRGIPLRYPLAELLLGVLAAWLMLRSVSLLAYFKGMVILTLALAAAMSDLEKRVIPDQVSIALAVAGVFLWWLSANWLAPVGGALLALPLVLLAAFYPQGLGGGDAKFLPALAAALGVAAGAQAMSFAFISGGACALALRVSGRRLAGLPLAPFLFAGTVFALLH
- a CDS encoding pilus assembly protein TadG-related protein; this encodes MGFLKDERGMLATSVAMLVLPLALLVGMIFLDIGRIHFTRGQLQAAVDAAALAGALTARAVPAYRYVPVTDGGGNITGVRQELLGIRAEIDPAAAETAARETFRGNTCYLNGAEGRQRMVELDVRPTAATDDFKGKVMDANKYLVQVVARLRTFVAGPMFYLYGQADELKPVGATGISEAVVVQ
- a CDS encoding type II secretion system F family protein: MFFTLMAAAAVFFFFLGLGGRLQRNSLAEALEQLTRPRFSFRQRARQLAVRLGDLACKLPVTRDFLNQEALANRLRLAGYGFSAEEWLGLWLAASAGALLTALLLAWAGIIPPPLAPVLPLVGFLLPKALLDHRATQKRRDLTREFMVFVEKIALAVSASVPLIAAFRNAAGSPGVLGPEITLLLEEYDLGTPLSQALDNFARRLEMAEADDFVAAVKNALRHGGSYLPDVLFGYAREMRRMREVRIEEIARKMESKTIIPVVLAVFPGTALIVVGPIAISVIKAFIGG
- a CDS encoding type II secretion system F family protein: MLAFFFGVAFLAAFFFLAGLAAWHKRNPLTEVLEAYYRNAAARQGKTRRPILAELWQVETKDDMLPLALIAALTAVILSLGLNKPGLSAILALAAFIFVPRGYACWQKRRRQALFLAQLGRAVDNLASAIRAGGSVLDALKYAEETSPGPIKFELKQVREDIMAGAPLEKAVKDMAARIDLLEAYVLADGLALLAGAGGGSDAVRLLEGAAGFVREREHLNARIAAATGDVRWGFAVVTFIPLLLGLVMYLAMPEYRAVVTTAQGRLAVLAGIGCLVGGHIMVARIIKSGKHLL